In Leisingera sp. NJS204, the DNA window GGCGGCCAGGGCGGCGGCGTCCTCATATCCGGCGGTGGTCACCTGATCGGCGACATGGCCTGCGGGCGGGTTAAGCCCTGGTTCAAAGATATGGGTCTTGAAGCCAAGGCGGGAGGCTGCAACCGAGAGCATCCGGCCGAGCTGGCCGCCGCCGAGGATGCCGATTGTTGATCCGGGGGCAAGCACGTCAGTCATCGGAGGGTTCCTCGGGGATGGAGGCAGAGAGTGCCGCGCGCCAATCATCCAGGCGCCGGGCCAGGTCCGCGTCCTGCAGTGCCAGGATGCCTGCGGCCATCAGGCCTGCATTGGCGGCGCCTGCGGAGCCTATGGCCATGGTGGCAACCGGGAAGCCCTTGGGCATCTGCACGATGGAATACAACGAGTCGACGCCTGAAAGGGCGCGGGTCTGCACCGGCACGCCCACAACGGGGACGCGGGTTTTGGAGGCGACCATGCCGGGCAGATGGGCCGCACCGCCGGCACCTGCGATGATCACCTGCAAGCCGCGGTCCGCGGCGGATTTTCCGTAGCTCCACAGCCGGTCCGGGGTGCGGTGGGCGGAGACGATTTTGGCCTCATACTCAACACCCAGTTCATCCAGGATAGTGGCGGCTTCCTTCATGGTGGGCCAGTCGGATTGGCTGCCCATGATGATGCCTACTTTGATGTCGGCCATGGCTTGGTGGCTCCTGTCGCGGCTTGTGGAGCGCGCACTATAGGGAAACTGGGAATTGGCGCAATCCGGCTTGTCGCGGAAAACGGGCGGAATTGCCCTGTTTCAGTGGCTCTGGCGCTATGCCGCAGGCGGCAAGCTCCCGCCCGCGCGGGAATGCAGGCAAGCTGCACCGCCTTGCGGTTGGGCGTGGCGCCGCGCGGCGGCGCGGCGCGGGAGGCTTGTGCAGGGCCGGAACCGGGGGCAGGGTGGCGGCTGGAGCAGGGAGGATGCGATGCTGGAGCTACGACCCAATTGCGAGCTATGTGACAAGGATCTGCCACCGGATGCACCGGACGCGCGGATTTGCAGTTATGAGTGCACCTATTGCGCGGTTTGCGTGGAGCAGGTGCTGGACAATGTTTGCCCCACTTGCGGCGGCGGCTTAGCGCCGCGGCCGATCCGGCCCGGGAAGGCCTGGCGGGCAGAGCTGAAGCTGGGGCTTGGGAGCCATCCGGCCTCGACGGAACGGGTGCATACGAAGTTCACCCGCGAGGATATTGCCACGCATGTGGCAAGGATCCGGCATTTGAAACCGGAAGAGCGGTGAGCGGAGCCGCCGGGCAGGCGGCTCCGGTTGTTTTCGGGATCAGTCCCGCTGTTTCGGCAGGATCAGGTTCAGCGCGAGGCCGGCAACGCCGGAGAGGCCGATGCCCGCGAGGGTGAAGCCTTCGCCGAATTGCAGCGTCAGCCCGCCGAGGCCGATGATCAGCACTGTGGAGATGATCACCATGTTGCGCGCCTCAGAGAGGGCGTCGCCCAGCTTGGCCAGCACGCTGAGGCCGACCACGGTGACCATGCCGAAAAGCAGGATCATGATGCCGCCCATCACCGGCATCGGGATGGTGGCAAGCGCACCTGACAGCTTGCCCGCAAATGACAGCGCGATAGCGAAGATCGCCGCCCAGGTCATGATTGCCGGGTTGAAGGCACGGGTCAGGGTGACGGCGCCGGTGACCTCGGAATAGGTGGTATTGGGCGGGCCGCCTAAGATGCCCGCGGCGGCAGTGGCCAGACCGTCGCCCAGCATGGTGTTCTGGATGCCGGGTTTCTCCATGTAGTCGCGCTTGGTCACATTGGAGATCGCCATGATGTCGCCGAAATGTTCAATCGCGGGCGCAATGGCGACGGGCAGAATGAACAGGATGGCGGCCAGATTGAACTCGGGCGCGACGAAATCCGGGACCGCGAACCAGGCGGCGCTGGCCAGCGGAGCGGTATCCACCAGGGATTGCCCGGTGACGGCGCCGAGGATCAGCGCGGCACCATAGCCGGCAGCGACGCCGGCCAGGATCGGCACCACGCGCATGATCCCACGGCCCAGAATAGCGGTCAGCATGGTGGTGCCGAGGGCAACAGCTGCAAGCAGAAGGGCGGTGTTTTTCGGCATCACCTGGGTGTCGCCGGCCAGGCCGGTGGCCATGTTGACCGCCACCGGCGCCAGTGACAGGCCGATCACCATGATCACCGGGCCGACCACCACGGGCGGCAGCAGCCGGTGCATGAAGCCCGCGCCAAAGGCGCGGATGGCAAAGCTGAGCGCCACATACAGAAGGCCCGCCGCTGCCAGCCCGCCGGTGGTCGCCGCCATGCCCCAGGTCTGCACGCCGTAGATGATCGGCGCGATGAAGGCAAAAGACGACGCCAGAAACACCGGCACCTGGCCGCGGGTGACGACCTGGAAGATCAGCGTTCCAAGTCCTGCGGTGAACAGGGCGACGCTGGGGTCGAGCCCGGTCAAGAGCGGCACCAGCACCAGCGCGCCGAAGGCGACAAACAGCATCTGGGCGCCGGTCAGCGCCTGTTTCGGGGAGAATTTGTAGTCGGCGTCCTGGGCTTCAGACACCGGAGTGCGGTCGCTGGTGGCGGTCATGGTGATGCTCGTTCATTGGTTCAGCCGCTTGCGCGGGAGGCTCCGGAGTGGAGGCCGGGCACAAAATCCGGCTGCTGGTAAACGGAAAACCCGGCTTTGACCATCCGGTCAGACGAAGATTCCGCCAATCGCGGGCAAGGTGTCGCAACGGGGCCGGGAAAATGCCGGTTTTCTGCAAGCCGGATAACGGTCAGACCGGGCCTGCTGCACTTGGCTGCACTTGGCTGCACTTGGCTGCACTTGGCTGCATTTAATGGACCGCGACCTATGACCTTGGACAATGACCCTCTCCTGCAGCCGCTGCAAATCCGGCATCTGAGCCTGCGCAACCGGATCATGAGCACAGCCCATGCTCCGTCGTTCCAGGAGGGCGGCCATCCGCGCGACCGCTACCGGCTGTATCATGAGGAAAAGGCGCGGGGCGGCATTGCGCTGACGATGATCGGCGGCTCGACCAATATCGCGCCGGACAGCCCATCGGTCTTCGGGCAGCTCTATGCGGGCGATGACAGCATCATTCCGTGGTTCAAGGAACTGACCGATGGGGTGCGCAAGCATGGCGCGGCGGTGATGTGCCAGATCACCCATATGGGACGGCGCACCGCCTGGGATGACGGGCACTGGCTGCCGGTGCTGGGGCCGTCGGGGCGGCGGGAGCGGGCGCACCGGGCCTTTCCAAAGGTGATGGAGCAGGAGGATATCTCCCGTATAATCAACGATTTTGCCACCGCGGCACTGCGCTGCCGGGAAGGCGGGTTCGATGGGATTGAGCTGCTGTCGCATTCGCATCTGCTGGGGCAGTTCCTGTCGCCGCTGGTGAACACGCGCGAGGATGATTACGGCGGCTCGCTGGACAACCGGCTGCGGCTGACGCTGCAGGTCTTGGAGGCGGTGCGCGCGGCGGTGGGGCCGGATCTGATCCTGGGGATGCGGGTCACCGGCGATGAGCTGTCGGAAGGGGGCCTCAGCGCGGGTGAATGTATTGCTGCGGCGCAGAAAATTGCTGCGGCGGGTGCTGTGGATTTCCTGAACGTGCTTGCGGGCGCGCCTTATGATGATCTGGGGCTGGCCGGCTGGGTGGCGCCGATGGGGATGCCCGCGGCGCCGGATCTGAATGTGGCGGGGGCGATCCGCGCGGCGGTGGATCTGCCGGTGTTCCATGCCGGCGGCGTGGCCGATAATGCCACTGCCCGCCATGCCCTCCGCGAAGGCCAGGCCGATATGATCGGCATGACGCGGGCGCATATGGCCGACCCCCATCTGGTGGCAAAGCTGCAGCGCGGCGCGGAGGAGCAGATCCGTCCCTGCGTGGCACTGGGTTATTGCGTCGACCGGGTGAACCAGGGCAAGCCCGCGGTCTGCGGCCATAACGCCGCAACCGGGCGCGAGGCTGTGATGCCGCATGTGATCCCGCCTGCGCGGGAGCGGCGCAAGGTGGTGGTGGTCGGCGGCGGCCCGGCGGGGCTGGAGGCGGCACGGGTTGCGGCGGAGCGCGGCCACAGGGTGGTGCTGCTTGAGGCGAGCGGGCGGCTTGGCGGGCAAATCGTCTTGGCGGCCAAAGGCACGACCCGGCGCCAGATTTGGGGTGTAGCAGACTGGCTGATCTCGGAAGCGGAGCGGCTGGGCGTGGAGATGCGGCTGAACACTTACGCCGAGGCAGACGACGTGCTGGCCGAAAACCCGGACGCAGTGATCGTGGCGACCGGCGGCTGGCCGGAGCCACTGGAGATCCCCGGCGGTGATTTGATCACTTCCAGCTGGGAGGTGCTGGGCGGCGAGGCAAGGGTATCGGGCGCGGTTCTGCTGCTGGATGAATGCGGCGATCACGCCGCGCTGGTTGCGGCGGATGTGATGGCACGGGCGGGCTGTTCGGTCACGCTGGTGACGCCGGACCGGGTGGCGGCGCATGACTTGGGGCCAACCAATTCGGCGGTGGTGCTGCGTGATCTGGCGCGGCAGGGGGTGGCGCTGGAGTGCTTTCTTGAGGTGGTTTCCGTGGCCGCAGACGGGCGCCGCAAACGTATCACCCTGCGCCATGTCCTGACCGGGGAAGTGACCGAGCGGGTGGCGGATCATGTGGTCAGCGAACATGGTATCACTCCGGCGGATGATCTTTACCATGCGCTGAAGCCGCAGTCGCGCAACCTGGGTCAGTTGGACCACCAGGCAATGATTGCCGGAACCAGCCCTTTTGCCGCCATCAATCCGCAGGGCAGCTTCTGGCTGGCGCGGGCCGGTGATGCGGTGTCAGGGCGCAATATGCACGCCGCCATCTATGATGCGCTGAGACTCTGCAAGGATCTGTAATCTGCAATCAAGCGGAACCGCAGCGCGCCGTCAGGCGCGCTGCCACGCCCAACACCTTCCGGTGCAGCCGGCTGCGCGGAAAAGGGGGCGGGAGGCCCTGTCGAAACTGTTAAGGCACTGCGTTCTGCAGTTATGGCCCGGCGGTTTGGGCGCGGGCCTGCCTGGTGCCTGTGGCACTGTCAGGCGATAATATCCGGGGTCAGCCGGTCTTCGATCAAGGCGATCTTGTCCTTGAGGATGAGCTTTTGTTTCTTCAGGCGGCGGATTGTCAGCTGGTCGCTGGTCGGGCGCTCTTCCAGCGCGCCGATTGCTTCGTCCAAATCACGGTGCTGCCTGCGGAAAACCTCCAGCTCAACCTTGAGGACCTCATCTGTCTTCATCGACACATCTGTGGGTGCGTTCATTGGCGACTCAGTAAAGCTTAGGAATGAAGTGAGGCTGAAGATACTTCCTTAACTGCTTTTCCGCTAGACCTATGGGCACATGCTCTTGTGAAACCAGCAAGAACTTCCCATATTCTTCTGGAAGCGGCCGCCTGTTACGGGGCCGCGCGCATCCGTCGCTTTGGCATAAAGGACGAACACCGTGTCGAAACTTACCTTGGGCTCTTACCCGCATATGCTGGGGTTCGAGCAGCTGGAACGCCTGCTGGAACGCTCGGCGAAATCGGGCAACGAAGGCTATCCTCCCTATAATATCGAACAGACTTCCGACCATTCCTACCGCATCACCCTGGCCGTGGCCGGGTTCGCCGAAGAGGACCTGGCGATCACCGTCGAGGACCGCCAGCTGGTGATCCGCGGCCGCCAGCGCGATGACAGCGAGGGGCGGGTGTTCCTGCACCGCGGCATCGCGGCGCGCCAGTTTCAGCGCATGTACGTACTGGCTGATGGCGTCGAAGTGGGCGAGGCGGTGATGGAAAACGGGTTGCTGCATGTGGATCTGACCCGTGCCCGGCCCGAAACCGTGGTTCAGACAATCAACATCAAAAAGGGGTAAGAGCAATGCATACACCGTTTGATTTCAGCCAGGGCGCAGACCGGACCGTCTATGTAAAGGCGGTTGCGGTGGCAGATCTTCCCAAAGACGTGCAGGACAGCGCGGGCGGCCATGCGCAGCTTTATGCGGTGCATGACGCGGAAGGCGGCCAGCTGGCGCTGGTGGCCGACCGCCATCTGGCCTATGTGCTGGCCCGGCAGAACGACATGACACCGGTTTCGGTGCATTGACGTCCGGGTAGCCGGGGCGCATCCGCCCGAAAGCGCTTGATTTTCCCAACAGCAGGCTCCCATTTTGGGGGCCTGAATTGTTTTGAAGACACCAGGTTCAAGGAAGGCGCATTTGATGTTCCGAACAATCCGCCCGATCGCAGCTGCATTGGGATTTGCCCTGCTGGCCGCTCCCGCTGCTGCCGATCCGTTTGTCAAATGCGTGCAGGGGCAGCTGGCGGATCTGGGATATGATCCCGGCCGCCGTGACGGGGTGCTGTCGCAGGCCACACTGCGCGCCTGGACGTCCCTGCGGCAGATACCCGCCGCGGCAAAGGCCGGGCTTCTGGCGGGCCTGCCTGCGCTGACGCAGAAAACCGCGATCCATTGGTGCAGGGAGCTGCCGGCGCTGAAATCCGGGTTGGAAAAGCACCTGCCGTCAGCGGCGCAGGTCCGGGTTCTGGCAGATTCGCCAAACGCGGAAAAAGGCGTCCGGCAGGCCTATGAACGGACCCTGCGGTTCATGGACAGGGAATACGGTATCGTACTAGCCGGCAATATCGGCATCGCCGCTGCAGGAAATACCAAGACGGTTCAAACCTATGTGCGCCGTCTGCTCAGCCAGATGTCCAGCGCCCGGTTCAACCCGGATGCATCTATTGCCGCCCATTGCAACAAACCCTTTGGCGTCGCGGGGGCGGCCTATCTGAAATTCATGTATATCTGCTGGGACAATCCGCATCAGGCGGACAAGGCCTGGCTTAAGCGCTCGCGCAAATGGCTGGGGGCAATGATGGCGCATGAATACATGCATCTGGTGCAGGCGGAACTGGGCGGTGGCCGTGCAGAAGGGTTCAACGGTGCGGCGGTGCGGCGCCGGATGGGGCCCTCCTGGCTGGTGGAGGGCAGCGCCGAGCTGGTGGCGGCGCGATTTGGCAAGAAGGCCTTGCGCCTGCGCGCGCCGGGTCTGTCCGAGCTGCAGGATGCGTCCCTGAAATCGACGCAAAACCTAAAGGCAATGCGGGCACCTAGGACGGTCCGTACCGAAGGCGACTATGACTTTTCGCATTTTGCAGTGCATATTCTGACCCGGATACATGGCGAGGATGCCCTGTTTGGGTTCTGGAGGCAGCTTAGCACCGGCAAGAGCTGGGATCAGGCATTTCAGGATACATTCGGCACCGGCTTGAGCGCATTCGAGGCGCAGGTCATGGAACTGCGCAAGACACCGGGGGCTGCAAAGGCCTATATTGCGCAAATGCGGCGGAGGAACGCGTGATGACAGACTTCAATTTTGACTGGGTGGATGCCTTCTCGGGCCGCGCTTTTGGCGGCAATGGCTGCGCGGTGGTGCATGGGGCGGCACATCTGCCCGAGTCTGTCTGCACCGCTTTCGTGCGGGAGACCTCGCTGGTGGAATGCACGTTCACTGGCCCGTCCGACGCGGCGGATGTGAAGGTGCGGTATTTCCTGGCCAGCCGCGAAATCCCCTTTGCCGGTCATCCGACAATTGCGACGGTGGCGGCGATGCGGGACCGGGGGCTGATCGCCGGGGACAGCATCACGCTGGAAACCGGGGCGGGGATTGTGCCGGTGACGCTGGAGGATGATCTGATTTCGATGACCCAGGTGGCGCCTGAATTCGGCCCCTTTGCCGATCCCGCGCTGGTGGCGGCGGCGGTGTCGCTGCCGGTAGAGGCGATCATGGGCCGCCCGCAGAAGGTTTCGACCGGGCTGCCGTTCTGCGTGACGGTCCTGCGCGACCGCGCGGCCCTGGAGGCGGCAGAGCTGAACCTGGAGGCGCTGGCAGCGCTGGGCAATTCCCTGGGTGCCGATGGCATCGACATGATGGAGCCGTTTCTGGTGGTGCTGGAGGGCGCGACAGAGGCCGGTGATACGTTTTCGCGCCTGCTTATGGCGCCGCCGAGCCCGCCGGAGGACCCTTTTACCGGCTCCGCGACCGGCGCCATGGCGTCGTATCTGTGGCGCCACGGGCTGATGGAAAGGTCTGAGTTTACCGCCGAGCAGGGCCATGGCCTTGGCCGTCCCGGCCAGGCACGGGTGGTGCGGATCGGGTCTGCGGATGCGATTGAGGGCGTGCAGGTGGCGGGCGAAGGCTTTGTGCTGATGCGCGGCACGGTGGATTTGCCGGACACCGTTTAGGTTTCAGGGGATCTGCAGGCGCTTCCTGGCGGATCCAGCTGCGGGTCCGGCGCCATGATGGCACGGCGGCGGCCATGGCCCTGCGGGGCGGGCAGCAAGCGCTTTTCCTTTACCGAATTTTAGAGGCGCATGGCGGATAGTCTCAAAAAACCGCATTTGCCTCAAAATAGGGAAAGTAAGAATTGCTTCAAAATCAGACGCCCCAACCGCCTCAATTGCGCCGGCATCCGGACACAAAAGAAGCAGAGAGGCTGGTCCGGCTGGCAAAATCCGAATCCCTGGGCGACGGCGGCATCCGGACATCGCATATCCTATCGGACGCGCTGGCGGCAGACCCCTGCCACCACGAAGCGCAGGTGCTGCAGGAGCGGCTGCATCAGGCGTTTGTGCCCCGCTGGCATTTCCCGATGCTTGCGGACAAGGCCCGCAACCGGGCCTATGCCCAGGCCATCGCGGCCAAGGTGCGGCCGGGGGATGTGGTGCTGGATATCGGCTGCGGTGCGGGTCTTACGGCAATGCTGGCAGCACGGGCCGGGGCAAAACATGTCTACACCTGCGAGCAGCAGCCGCTGATTGCCAGGGCAGCGGAGCAGGTTATCGCGGATAACGGGCTGAGCAGCCGGATCACGGTCATTCCGAAATGGTCCCACGATATTGTCATAGGCGAGGATATGCCGGAGCAAGCGGATGTGGTGATCTCAGAGATCGTCGATACTGTATTGCTGGGTGAGGGGGCGCTGGCGACACTGACCCATGCCATGGGCGCGCTGGCCAAACCGGATGCGCGGGCGGTGCCTGAACGGGGAACGTTGAAAGCGCAACCGGTAGAATGCAGCGGGCTGCTGGATCTGTGGCGGCCGCAGGAGGCGGAAGGGTTTGATCTGAGCGCCTTTCACCCCTTTGCCCGCGTTGCCCAGCTGACGCCGAATGATCTGGAAACCTGTGCGCTGCGGCCTTTGGGGACGGCAAAGGACCTGTTTCAATTTGATTTCACCCGGCCGGACATTAACCCGGCGCGGGCCGCCAAAGATCTCGTCTGTGCCGGCGCCGGCACCATCCATGCGGTCTTTGTCAGTTTTGAAATGGAACTGGCCCCCGGCATTTTGGTATCAAACGGTTTGCAGTCCGGCGGCCATTGGGGGCGGACGGCGTTTCTGCTGGATCAGCCGGTGTTTGCGGAGGCCGGCGCGCAGTTGCGGGTGACCGCGCAGCATGACGCGTCGCAGCTGAGCCTGTCGGTGCACGGGTTGGCACCCCGCGCCGGGGATGCGGAATCTGCTGCCCTGTGGGTGACCGGGGCACGCAAGGGCGGGTACACTCTGCGCGTCCGCGACCGGATAACCCCAGCGGAAAGTGCGGTCCAGGCTCCGCAGATTGCTAAAGGTTCCGGCAATCAGGCGCAGTCTTACCACTAAGCAGGCTGACGAGAAACGGAAGCGGCCCGCCAAAGGGCGGGCCGCTTTCTTGTTTCTTCAGGCTGTCCGGATCAGCCGGAGATCAGACCCATGCTTTCCAGCTTCAAGAGCACCTGGTGGGCGCAGTTGTCGACGTCGACATTTTCAGTCTCAACCGACAGCTCGGGGTTCTGCGGCACGTCGTAGGGGTCGGAAATGCCGGTGAACTCCTTGATCTTGCCTTCACGCGCCAGCTTGTACAGGCCCTTGCGGTCGCGGCGTTCGCACTCCTCGATCGTGGTGGCAACATGCACTTCGACAAAGGCGCCGAAGGCTTCGACGTCTTCGCGCACGGCGCGGCGGGTGGTGGCATAAGGCGCGATCGGGGCACAGATTGCGATGCCGCCGTTCTTGGTGATCTCAGACGCCACATAACCGATGCGGCGGATGTTGAGATCGCGGTGCTCTTTCGAGAAGCCCAGCTCGGAGCTGAGGTTTTTCCGCACAATGTCGCCATCCAGCAGGGTCACCGGGCGGCCGCCCATTTCCATCAGCTTGACCATCAGCGCGTTGGCAATAGTGGATTTGCCGGAACCGGAGAAGCCGGTGAAGAACACGGTGAAACCCTGCTTGGAGCGCGGCGGCTTGGTGCGGCGCAGTTCCTTCACAACCTCGGGGAAGGAGAACCACTCGGGGATTTCCAGGCCTTCGGCCAGACGGCGGCGCAGTTCGGTGCCGGAGATGTTCAGGATGGTGACGTTGTCGCGATCTGCAATCTCGTCGTTCGGCTCGTACTGGGCGCGCTCCTGCACATAGACCATGTGCTTGAAATCGACCATTTCGCAGCCGATTTCGGACTGGTTGGCGCGGTACAGCTCCTGGGCATCATAGGGACCGTAGAAGTCTTCGCCAGCCGAGTTCTTGCCCGGGCCTGCGTGGTCGCGGCCAACGATGAAGTGGGTGCAGCCGTGATTGGCGCGGATCAGGCCGTGCCAGACAGCTTCGCGCGGGCCGGCCATGCGCATGGCCAGGTTCAGCAGCGACATCGAGGTGGTGGCAGCCGGATATTTGTCCAGCACGGCCTCGTAGCAGCGTACGCGGGTGAAGTGATCCACATCGCCCGGTTTGGTCATGCCGACAACCGGGTGGATCAGCAGGTTGGCCTGGGCTTCCTTGGCGGCGCGGAAGGTCAGCTCCTGGTGGGCGCGGTGCAGCGGGTTGCGGGTCTGGAACGCAACCACTTTGCGCCAGCCGACTTTGCGGAAATAGGCGCGCAGCTCGTTCGGGGTGTCGCGGCGGCCGCGGAAGTCATAATGCACGGGCTGCTGGATGCCGGTGACCGGACCGCCGAGGTAGATCTTGCCGGCCTGGTTGTGCAGGTAGTTGACAGCCGGGTGCGCATCGTCGTCGGCGCCAAACACCTTCTCCGCTTCGCGCGATTTGTTCGGCTCCCAGCGGTCGGTGACGGTCATGGTGCCCAGGATCACGCCTTCCTGGTCGCGCAGGGCGATGTCCTGGCCGATTTCGATGCTGCCGGCAAAGTCTTCGGACACATCCAGGGTGACCGGCATCGGCCACAGAGAGCCGTCGGCCAGGCGCATGTTCTCGACAACACCGTTATAGTCGTCTTCCGACAGGAACCCTTTGAGCGGGTTAAAACCGCCGTTCATCAGAAGTTCCAGGTCGCAGATCTGGCGCGGGGACAGGTCCCAGCTGGTCAGGCCGGCTGCTTCGACCTTCAGTTTCTGCGCGCTTTCGTAGGAAACATAGAGCTCTGGGATGGGAGCCAGGTTGCTTTGCATAGGATGAGTCCTGTGTTTGAGAGGGGGAAGGCCGCTTGCCGCGCCTGTAAGTTCCGCGTGCAGCGCGTTGTATTCTGCGAGCTTGCGGGCGAGGAATTGATCGGTGAGACGCATTTTTTCCACCGCGCCCCGGGTGGTCAGTGAGTAGGCAAACCGCTGGCGCTTGTCGGGGCCGGAACGGCTGCTGATGGTGATCAGGCCGGATTCGGCGGCACTGCGCAATTGCGTGTTCAGCCCGCCTAGCGAAATCCCCAGCGCCGCAGCCGTGGCCCGCTGCGAAGCATCCGGCGCCGCATCAAGCTGGCGCAGGAGCCGGAAGAGCAGATCTTCCTCGTCAGGGGTGGATATGGTCTGGGTTTCTGGCACGGCTCAACGGATCAAAGTGTGTTCACGCGTGAACGCATTGCATGGATTGTCAGCAAAGCAAAGTGCAAATTCCGAAGGATTGGCGATTTTCTGCTGCGTTGTTTTGCTGCAACGGGGCAGGGCGGACGGCAGGTTATCCGCCTTGGGCGGGCTGATGCGGGCCGCCTGTCCGGCAGGGCAGACAGTGAGGGACAGGTGTTTTGCGCAGGCTGCGGCCGGCTTAACGCTGTTCTGCGGCCAGGGTCCGCGGCAGGGCAGCAGCAAAGGCCACGGGCAGGGCCTGAAGCGGTTCGGCAACGCCGCGCAGCTCAAAGGCTTCAACCGCCAGATGATCCGAGTCGTACCCGGCGGCTTCCAGCACGCGGGCTGATATCAGCAGCTCGACGCCCAGATCCTTGGTCTTGGCCTCCAGCCGGCTGGCGGTGTTGACGCTGCCGCCGATGATGGTGCGCGGCGCATGGCCGGCGCTGCCGATTTCGCCCAGAACCAGCTCGCCCAGATGGATGCCGATACCAATGCGGATCTCGGGTTCGCCATCTGCTGCCAGCTGGGCGTTGAAGTCCTGCAGCGCATGGCCGATGGCGGTGGCGGCGTCCAATGCGGCCTGGGCCGAGCGGGCGGGGGAGCGGGCTTCGAACAAAGCCAGCAGGCCGTCGCCAAGGTATTTGTCCACGGTGCCGCCGGCGCCGGTGACGGCGGGCACGATGGCGTCAAAGAAGCGATTGAGCAAGAACACCACGTCATAGGGCAGCTGGCCGGCGGTGCGGGCGGTAAAGCCGCGC includes these proteins:
- a CDS encoding NADH:flavin oxidoreductase, with the translated sequence MTLDNDPLLQPLQIRHLSLRNRIMSTAHAPSFQEGGHPRDRYRLYHEEKARGGIALTMIGGSTNIAPDSPSVFGQLYAGDDSIIPWFKELTDGVRKHGAAVMCQITHMGRRTAWDDGHWLPVLGPSGRRERAHRAFPKVMEQEDISRIINDFATAALRCREGGFDGIELLSHSHLLGQFLSPLVNTREDDYGGSLDNRLRLTLQVLEAVRAAVGPDLILGMRVTGDELSEGGLSAGECIAAAQKIAAAGAVDFLNVLAGAPYDDLGLAGWVAPMGMPAAPDLNVAGAIRAAVDLPVFHAGGVADNATARHALREGQADMIGMTRAHMADPHLVAKLQRGAEEQIRPCVALGYCVDRVNQGKPAVCGHNAATGREAVMPHVIPPARERRKVVVVGGGPAGLEAARVAAERGHRVVLLEASGRLGGQIVLAAKGTTRRQIWGVADWLISEAERLGVEMRLNTYAEADDVLAENPDAVIVATGGWPEPLEIPGGDLITSSWEVLGGEARVSGAVLLLDECGDHAALVAADVMARAGCSVTLVTPDRVAAHDLGPTNSAVVLRDLARQGVALECFLEVVSVAADGRRKRITLRHVLTGEVTERVADHVVSEHGITPADDLYHALKPQSRNLGQLDHQAMIAGTSPFAAINPQGSFWLARAGDAVSGRNMHAAIYDALRLCKDL
- a CDS encoding DUF1150 family protein, which translates into the protein MHTPFDFSQGADRTVYVKAVAVADLPKDVQDSAGGHAQLYAVHDAEGGQLALVADRHLAYVLARQNDMTPVSVH
- a CDS encoding Hsp20 family protein, with amino-acid sequence MSKLTLGSYPHMLGFEQLERLLERSAKSGNEGYPPYNIEQTSDHSYRITLAVAGFAEEDLAITVEDRQLVIRGRQRDDSEGRVFLHRGIAARQFQRMYVLADGVEVGEAVMENGLLHVDLTRARPETVVQTINIKKG
- a CDS encoding YdcH family protein, which codes for MNAPTDVSMKTDEVLKVELEVFRRQHRDLDEAIGALEERPTSDQLTIRRLKKQKLILKDKIALIEDRLTPDIIA
- a CDS encoding PhzF family phenazine biosynthesis protein — protein: MTDFNFDWVDAFSGRAFGGNGCAVVHGAAHLPESVCTAFVRETSLVECTFTGPSDAADVKVRYFLASREIPFAGHPTIATVAAMRDRGLIAGDSITLETGAGIVPVTLEDDLISMTQVAPEFGPFADPALVAAAVSLPVEAIMGRPQKVSTGLPFCVTVLRDRAALEAAELNLEALAALGNSLGADGIDMMEPFLVVLEGATEAGDTFSRLLMAPPSPPEDPFTGSATGAMASYLWRHGLMERSEFTAEQGHGLGRPGQARVVRIGSADAIEGVQVAGEGFVLMRGTVDLPDTV
- a CDS encoding 50S ribosomal protein L11 methyltransferase, which encodes MLQNQTPQPPQLRRHPDTKEAERLVRLAKSESLGDGGIRTSHILSDALAADPCHHEAQVLQERLHQAFVPRWHFPMLADKARNRAYAQAIAAKVRPGDVVLDIGCGAGLTAMLAARAGAKHVYTCEQQPLIARAAEQVIADNGLSSRITVIPKWSHDIVIGEDMPEQADVVISEIVDTVLLGEGALATLTHAMGALAKPDARAVPERGTLKAQPVECSGLLDLWRPQEAEGFDLSAFHPFARVAQLTPNDLETCALRPLGTAKDLFQFDFTRPDINPARAAKDLVCAGAGTIHAVFVSFEMELAPGILVSNGLQSGGHWGRTAFLLDQPVFAEAGAQLRVTAQHDASQLSLSVHGLAPRAGDAESAALWVTGARKGGYTLRVRDRITPAESAVQAPQIAKGSGNQAQSYH
- the purE gene encoding 5-(carboxyamino)imidazole ribonucleotide mutase encodes the protein MADIKVGIIMGSQSDWPTMKEAATILDELGVEYEAKIVSAHRTPDRLWSYGKSAADRGLQVIIAGAGGAAHLPGMVASKTRVPVVGVPVQTRALSGVDSLYSIVQMPKGFPVATMAIGSAGAANAGLMAAGILALQDADLARRLDDWRAALSASIPEEPSDD
- a CDS encoding DUF1272 domain-containing protein, giving the protein MLELRPNCELCDKDLPPDAPDARICSYECTYCAVCVEQVLDNVCPTCGGGLAPRPIRPGKAWRAELKLGLGSHPASTERVHTKFTREDIATHVARIRHLKPEER
- a CDS encoding uracil-xanthine permease family protein, with amino-acid sequence MTATSDRTPVSEAQDADYKFSPKQALTGAQMLFVAFGALVLVPLLTGLDPSVALFTAGLGTLIFQVVTRGQVPVFLASSFAFIAPIIYGVQTWGMAATTGGLAAAGLLYVALSFAIRAFGAGFMHRLLPPVVVGPVIMVIGLSLAPVAVNMATGLAGDTQVMPKNTALLLAAVALGTTMLTAILGRGIMRVVPILAGVAAGYGAALILGAVTGQSLVDTAPLASAAWFAVPDFVAPEFNLAAILFILPVAIAPAIEHFGDIMAISNVTKRDYMEKPGIQNTMLGDGLATAAAGILGGPPNTTYSEVTGAVTLTRAFNPAIMTWAAIFAIALSFAGKLSGALATIPMPVMGGIMILLFGMVTVVGLSVLAKLGDALSEARNMVIISTVLIIGLGGLTLQFGEGFTLAGIGLSGVAGLALNLILPKQRD